DNA from Halobaculum sp. XH14:
ACCGGCTCGTCACCGAACGCGCTCGCGAGGTCGCGGACGACGTCGACGTGATCGTGCTGGCGCAGGCGTCGATGAGCCACCTCGAGAACGAACTGTCTGAAGAGACTGGCCTGACGGTGCTCTCAAGCCCCGACTTAGCGATGGAGCGGATCGCAGACATCGCCCACTCGTCGTAGCGTCCGCGTCCTCCCCGGCTGGACGTGTTATGAACACCGGGCGAAAGCCGCCAGGATGGTCAAAAGTTATGAGACTCGAATCAGTCATGGAGAGGTATACCACGCATGGAGAGAATTAGGGCCCGCTATCGGATAGAGACACCATATCCACTCGACGAAGCAGCAGCAGCGATAGCCGGTGAACAGTCCTCGGGAACGTTCGTCGACGTCCCCGCCGAGACGGAGTCGCTCCAGGAACGACACGGCGCCACGGTCGAGGAGATAACCGAACTCGAAACAGTCGAGGAACCGACCCTCCCTGGCGCACGCACGCCGGCGGAGATCGACGATTCGGACGGGTATCGCCGTGCGGAAGTCGTCGTCTCGTATCCCGGGGAAAACGTCGGAACGTCGCTCCCGAATCTGGTGACGACTGTGGGCGGAAACCTCTTCGAACTCCGCCATTTCTCCGGACTCCGGCTGTTCGACATCGACGTGCCAGCCGCACTGGCAGATGCGTACCCGGGTCCGCAGTTCGGTATCGAGGGCACGCGTGAGATCGTCGACGTGTACGACCGGCCGCTCATCGGGACGATCATCAAACCCAGTGTGGGCCTCTCTCCGGCGGAGACCGGTGAGCTCGTCGGGGAGTTGCTAGAGGCGGACCTCGATTTCATCAAGGACGACGAACTCATCGCAAGCCCGCCGTACTCGCCCGTCAAGGACCGCGTGACCGCGGTGATGGGGGCTATCGACTCGTATCGAGATGAGACGGGCAACGAAGTGATGTACGCCTGTAACATTACAGGCGACGTGGACGAGATGCTCGAACGACATGACGCCGTCGTCAACGCGGGCGGCAACTGCGTCATGGTGAGTATGAACAGCGTGGGGCTGTCTGCACTGACTGAACTCCGCAAGCACGCGGACGTCCCCATTCACGCCCACCGGAACGGCTGGGGTGCACTTTCACGCTGTCCCGAACTCGGATACGAATATCAGGCGTATCATCAGTTCTTCCGACTGGCTGGAGCAGACCAGATGCACGTCAACGGCATCCGGAACAAGTTCTGTGAATCCGACGAGTCCGTGATCAAGTCCGCGAAAGCGGTGCAGACGCCCATCGCGTCGGACGACGACGTCGCGATGCCCGTGTTCTCGTCGGGACAGTGGGCCGACCAGGCGGCCGATACCCACGAGGCGCTCGGGAACGTCGACTTACTGTACCTCGCCGGCGGCGGCATCCTCGGTCATCCGGACGGTCCCGCGGCGGGCGTGGATCACCTCAAACAGGGATGGGAGGCCGCCATGAAGGGCATCCCGTTAGACGAACACGCCAAGGACCACCAAGAACTACGCGTGGCCCTCGATCACTACGAGAGACGATGACGGACACTGACCTCCTCCTCGCCTACTACGGCGACGATATCACCGGGTCGACGGACGCACTGGAAGGGCTGGCGCGAAATGGCGTCCGGGCAGTCCTCTTCCTCGCCCCGCCCGACTCCGACGACCTCGACGAGTTCGACGGGATTCAGGCGGTGGGCGTCGCGGGACGCAGTCGTTCGATGACGCCGGACGAGATGGACGAGACCTTGCCGTCGGCGTTCGAGTCACTCGCAGCACTTGACCCGCCGCTCGTCCACTATAAGGTATGTTCGACGTTCGATTCAGCCCCCGAAATCGGAAGCATCGGCCACGCGATAGACCTCGCCCAGGACGTCTACGACTCACCGTTCGTCCCCGTATCACAGGGCTCGACGGTTCCACACGGCCGGTACGTCGCGTTCGGGAACCTATTTGCGGTCCAGGACGGGACGCCGTACCGGATCGACCGTCATCCGACGATGAGCGACCACCCGGTGACGCCCATGTCGGAGAGCGACCTCCGTCGCCATCTGGCAGAACAGACCGACCGGTCGATCGGCACCGTCGACGTTCGCAGTTTGGCGACCGTCGACTCGGCAGTCGACTCTCTCGACGAAGCGACGGACAACCACGAGATCGTCGTGTTCGACGGGATCACGACCGATCACCTCGAGACGATTGGACGGGTCCTCTGGGACCGGGCGACGAGCGAGTCCGATCCGCTGTTTGCCGTCGGGTCGTCCGGCCTCGAACACCACGCGCTGTCGAGCCGATGGGACGCGCTCGGAGAGATCGACCGCTCCCAGTCCGTTCTCGAGCCACGGTCCCCCGTCGACCGGATCGCGGTGATGTCCGGCAGTGCCTCGCCGGTGACTGCCCGTCAAATCGAGGTCGCCGCGGAGACCGGATTCACTATCATCGATCTCGAGACGGCACGTCTCGTCGACCCCGCAGAAGCGGCGGACGCGCGCGCGATCGCCGTCGAAGCTGCGGTTCAGGCCATCGACGGCGGCCAGAGCGTCGTGCTCGCGGCCGCTCGCGGCCCTGACGATGCCGCAATCGCCGAGACACGACTACGATTCGAATCGGTCGATAGCGACGAGACGCTCGGTGCGGTACTCGGTCGGGAACAGGGCGAAATCTTCCGTCGCGTGCTCGAGGAGACCGGAATCGAACGCGCCTGTGTAGCCGGTGGTGATACGAGTGGCTTCGTCGTGCCAGCACTGGACGTCACGGCGCTAGAGCCCATCGCGCCAACCGCCCCGGGTGCTCCTCTGTGTCGCGCCGCGAGCAATGACCCAACGTTCGATGGCCTCGAGTTATCGCTCAAGGGCGGTCAGACCGGCGACGATGACTACTTCGAACTCGTCCGACGGGGCGGTGTCCCCGCGGAGTAAGGCGTCCCGACGTACCGACGCTGCTGATCGAACGAATCGTCACCCCCGGTTCGAAGACAGCCACGCGACGTCTCGTCCGTTCCGGTTCCGGGATCCCTCTCGTTGAACCCATGGTATCGTCGGGGTGCCGACGTACGTTCTGACGGTCGATGAGAGTCCCGGACGATAGATCCCAATCCGGATGGTGATGAATCTGTTACGTCCCGTTCTGCGTCGACGGTAGTGTTTCAGTGAGCGAACACCATTGGTATCCATCAGGCACCGAAAGGCATATCGTGAGCAGATGAAACTAATTTCCATGGATATTGTCGTTACGGGCGCCGTTGGACAGACGGGGAGCTGGACCGTGGACCATTTCGCTGATATGGGATACGAGGTACTGGGCCTCGACCTACGGCGACCGCCTGGTGACCGGTCGAACGTCGATTTCCGTCCGGCAGACGTGACCGACCAGGGCGATGTCCTCGAATTCATCCTCGACGCTGACCCCGACACAGTGATTCACTTCGGGGGACTACGAAGCGATCGCGGCTCGGACAACGCGATCTTTCACACGAACGTCCAGGGGACGTACAACGTATTAGAAGCGGCCGGACGGACGGACGCGAACGTGATCTGGGCCTCCAGCGAGGCCGCATACGGTCGGTTCCTCCCGGACAATCCGGTCGAATACCTCCCGATCGATGAATCACATCCGGTGCGACCGAAGAGACCGTACGGCACGTCGAAACTCCTCGGCGAAGAGGCCGGCAAAGCGGCGTCCAGACGATACGGGATTTCCGTCGTCTCACTGCGAGCGACTTACATCCGCTACCCCGGTGAGTACTGGACGGGGATACTCGAATCCGACGACGAAGATCGACTTGGCGAGTCCGGAAATCTCTGGAGCTACGTCGACATTCGCGACGTACTCGCCTTCATCGAGGCGGCCATCGAGACCGACCTCGACGGGCACGAGGCGTTCAACGTCTCTGCCGTCGATAACCGTGCCGGTGCCCCTACACGGTCCATCGTCAAAGCGATGTACGGTGACCTGCCCGACCGTTGTGACATCTCCGGCGAAGAGTCAATCTACTCGATCGAGAAGGCCCGCAACCTTCTCGATTGGACGCCCGCGCACCGATGGCGGACCGCGGCTGAGGAGGAATCTTACACCCCCTCCTTCCTAGAGTGATCAATGGGGTCGCCGGGGCCTCCGCACTGATACTCACGAACGAGACAATGTTCGACGAGAAGGGGAACGGTGCATTGGTGTTGCGCAGCGCCGAGCGGATCTCCGTTCAGGTTCGGATGCACGCCGGCGGCGGGTTCCACTCGGTCGATCGAGTCACCGAACGAACGACTCGAAAGCCGTTGTCAATCGAGGACGTTCGATCACCGCCTCCTTCGAGTCGTGGTCACTGATCCCGCCCGACGTGCTCGGTGTCAACCTCGATTACGACCCGAAAGGCCGAACCATCCGACCGTGATGAACAGTGCGTCGAGGCGTTCTACAACGAGGGACGACGGGGTGGCTCTGCCGAGTCACAGGTCCGGTGGCAAGAGCGATCAGAATCTGCTCACCCGTCGCCGTCGATTTCGCGAGCGGTCCGAGACGGCAGATCCCAACCTATAAGCGAGTTTCCAGCGAATCCCCGACGACATGCCATCTCCTCCCCGGATATCGGAACGTCCAACGGTCATCGCTCCGAAAGTAGAGTACGAGAGGGCACCGAACAACGTGGTTCCCAGCGAACCGCGATTTTCGTGGCAGGCGAACGCCGACCGGCGAGGAGTCGTCCAGACTGCATATCGGGTCATCGTCGGCCGGACGAGAGACGATGTCGTAGAGAAACGGGGGTCACTCTGGGATTCGGGGAAAGTGGACGGATCCGATTCGACGTCCGTCGTGTACGACGGTGTTCCCCTGGAGGCGGACAGCGACTACTACTGGAGGGTGCGGATCTGGGACGAGGACGACCGACCCTCGAAATGGTCCGACCTCTCCAGCTTCTCGACTGCGCTCTCCGGCGAGCACGAGTGGGATGGCGAGTGGATCAGCTACCAACCGGGCGCCGGCGACTCGAACGGCTACCGGAGTCGCTGGCATCCCGCCACCAAGGACCCCGAGGAGTGGGTACAGGTCGACCTCGGTGAGTCGCGTCCGATCACGCGGATCGAACTCCATCCGGCGTCGCCGTGCGACGGTCCGGAGACGCCCGATGGCGTGGTGGTCTCGAACGTCTACTCGATCGACGATGACCTTGAGAGCGGTCCCAGGGGATTCGGGTTCCCCGTTCGCTACCGGATCGAGGTTTCGGACGACGAGACGTTCGCCCAGTCGAGCGTCGTCGTCGACAGAACCGAGGAGGCGCAAGCGAACCCGGGGACCGATTCGCGCTCGTTCGACGTGAACACGACCGCACGGTACGTCCGGGTCGTTGCCACCGACCTGTACACGTTCGATCCGGCGACTCCTCCAAGAGACCGGTTTGGCCAGCTACGGACCGAGTTTGCCCCGGAGGCCTACGGGTCGTGGCAGACCTTCGCCCTCGCCGGCCTCGGAGTGTACAACGGCGGTGAAACCGACGTCGCAGCCGACCGGCCGGTGACCGCATCGTCCAGTGTCGAGCGAGAGGGGTGGGGCCGATCCAACCTCGTCGACGGATGGTACGCGTCGCGGACGGCGGCCGCCTCACCGCTGTTTCGGACCGACGTGGCGCTCGATGGAGATGTCGTACGTGCCAGAGCGCACGTCTGCACGCTCGGGTACGGTGAACTGTATGCCAATGGCGAACGAGTGGGTAACGAGGTTCTCAACCCAGGGTGGACCGAGTACGACGAGCGGGCGCTGTACAGCACGTACGACCTCAGTGAACACCTCGAAGCGGGCGAGAATGCACTGGGCCTCTGGCTCGGGCGGGGATGGTTCTCGAAGAACGCGCAGGGATGGACGGGCTTCGGTTCGCCGCGTGCCCTCCTGCATCTGACCCTCGAGTACGCGGACGGTTCGACCCGGACGATCGGGACCGACGAGTCGTGGACGGCGACGGAGAGCCCCATCGTCGAACACGACCTCTACGATGGCGAGCGGTACGACGCCCGCCTGGAACAGCCGGGATGGACGGAACCAGATTTCGACGGCGAATGGGAGTACGCGACGGTCGTCGAGGGCCCGGACGGGGAGCTCACACCCCAGCGACTCCCGCCGATCCGCGTGACGGAACAGATCGATCCGGTTGAGGTTCACGACCACGAGAAGGGCCCGATCTTCGATTTCGGCCAGAACCTCGTCGGCTGGGTGGCGATCAACGTACACGGCGCTGACGCCGGCGACGAGATAACGATTCGGCACGCAGAGACCCTCCTGGACGATGGAAGTCTCGCGATGGGAGATCTCCGAACGGCCGACGCGACGGACACCTACGTCGCTGCCGATTCGAGCCGGGCAACTTACCGACCTCGATTTACGTACCACGGATTCAGATACGTGCAGGTGTCGAACTACCCGGGCGATCTCTCGACGGACGACCTACGCGCACACGTCGTCCATTCCGATCTCGACCGGATCGGTTCGTTCGACTGCTCGAATACGGACCTCCGTCAAGTGCAACGGAACGCGATGTGGGGCCTTCGGGGTAACGTACACAGCGTCCTCACGGACTGTCCACAGCGCGACGAACGGTTCGGCTGGACCGGCGATAACCACATCGCCGGCCGGTCACTGATGTTCAACTTCGACGCGGCGCTGTTTTACGAGAAGTGGATGAACGACCACGCTGACGTCCAGTCGGACCACGGCTACGTGGCGGACACGATCCCGTACGGCTATGGATCTACGCCAGAAGACCCGACCTGGGGCATCACGCAGGTCACCATTCCCTGGCACCTGTACCGGCACTACGGTGACCGTGGCGTCCTCAAGCGTCACTACGAACGGATGCGTCGGTACGTCGACTACTGGGATGAACAGTCGAACGACGGGATCATTCCCGACAAGTACGGGAAATACGGTGACTGGCTCGCGTTCGAAAACGCCGACGGGCGACGGGGACTGCCGTTCGACCTGTTCAATAGCGCGTTCCATTACCACACGACGAATCTGTTCGCGAAGATAGCGACGACGCTCGGAAACGAGGCTGACGCCGCCACGTATCGACGGCGCGCAGAACACATCGCTGACGCCATCAACAACGAATTCTTCCGAGCTGATGAGGCGCGGTACGGACCTGGAACGCAAGCATCGTACACGGTTCCGCTGTTCGTGGGACTCGTCCCGGACGAACACGTGAACGACGTCGCCACGCGGTTGGCTGAGACTGTCCGTTCGGACGGTTGCAAACTGAAGACCGGCTTCCTCGGCACACGTCCGCTCCTCCATACCCTCGTCGACCATGGGTACGAGGAGATCGCCTACGAAGTCGTGAGCCAACCGGAGCAGCCCGGATGGGTGTACATGGTCCGGCAGGGCGCGACGACGATGTGGGAGCGCTGGGACTCGGACTCCCGGATCGGTTCCGGGATGAACTCGTTTAATCACTCTCCGTTCACGTTCGTCTCCGAGTACCTCTACGAGGCGATCGCCGGACTCCGACTGGGCGACGATCCAGTCACTGACCATGCGACGGTCGCACCGACGCTCGTTGACGCCCTCGACTGGGCCGAAGGGCAGGTGGAGACGCCCAACGGCGAGTTCACGGTGGCCTGGGAGCGGACTGACTCCGACCGGGGATACGAACTCTCCACGACAGTCCCATGGAACACGACCGCAACGGTTCGCCTGCCCGGT
Protein-coding regions in this window:
- a CDS encoding ribulose-bisphosphate carboxylase large subunit family protein, with amino-acid sequence MERIRARYRIETPYPLDEAAAAIAGEQSSGTFVDVPAETESLQERHGATVEEITELETVEEPTLPGARTPAEIDDSDGYRRAEVVVSYPGENVGTSLPNLVTTVGGNLFELRHFSGLRLFDIDVPAALADAYPGPQFGIEGTREIVDVYDRPLIGTIIKPSVGLSPAETGELVGELLEADLDFIKDDELIASPPYSPVKDRVTAVMGAIDSYRDETGNEVMYACNITGDVDEMLERHDAVVNAGGNCVMVSMNSVGLSALTELRKHADVPIHAHRNGWGALSRCPELGYEYQAYHQFFRLAGADQMHVNGIRNKFCESDESVIKSAKAVQTPIASDDDVAMPVFSSGQWADQAADTHEALGNVDLLYLAGGGILGHPDGPAAGVDHLKQGWEAAMKGIPLDEHAKDHQELRVALDHYERR
- a CDS encoding NAD-dependent epimerase/dehydratase family protein, whose amino-acid sequence is MDIVVTGAVGQTGSWTVDHFADMGYEVLGLDLRRPPGDRSNVDFRPADVTDQGDVLEFILDADPDTVIHFGGLRSDRGSDNAIFHTNVQGTYNVLEAAGRTDANVIWASSEAAYGRFLPDNPVEYLPIDESHPVRPKRPYGTSKLLGEEAGKAASRRYGISVVSLRATYIRYPGEYWTGILESDDEDRLGESGNLWSYVDIRDVLAFIEAAIETDLDGHEAFNVSAVDNRAGAPTRSIVKAMYGDLPDRCDISGEESIYSIEKARNLLDWTPAHRWRTAAEEESYTPSFLE
- a CDS encoding family 78 glycoside hydrolase catalytic domain, translating into MYDGVPLEADSDYYWRVRIWDEDDRPSKWSDLSSFSTALSGEHEWDGEWISYQPGAGDSNGYRSRWHPATKDPEEWVQVDLGESRPITRIELHPASPCDGPETPDGVVVSNVYSIDDDLESGPRGFGFPVRYRIEVSDDETFAQSSVVVDRTEEAQANPGTDSRSFDVNTTARYVRVVATDLYTFDPATPPRDRFGQLRTEFAPEAYGSWQTFALAGLGVYNGGETDVAADRPVTASSSVEREGWGRSNLVDGWYASRTAAASPLFRTDVALDGDVVRARAHVCTLGYGELYANGERVGNEVLNPGWTEYDERALYSTYDLSEHLEAGENALGLWLGRGWFSKNAQGWTGFGSPRALLHLTLEYADGSTRTIGTDESWTATESPIVEHDLYDGERYDARLEQPGWTEPDFDGEWEYATVVEGPDGELTPQRLPPIRVTEQIDPVEVHDHEKGPIFDFGQNLVGWVAINVHGADAGDEITIRHAETLLDDGSLAMGDLRTADATDTYVAADSSRATYRPRFTYHGFRYVQVSNYPGDLSTDDLRAHVVHSDLDRIGSFDCSNTDLRQVQRNAMWGLRGNVHSVLTDCPQRDERFGWTGDNHIAGRSLMFNFDAALFYEKWMNDHADVQSDHGYVADTIPYGYGSTPEDPTWGITQVTIPWHLYRHYGDRGVLKRHYERMRRYVDYWDEQSNDGIIPDKYGKYGDWLAFENADGRRGLPFDLFNSAFHYHTTNLFAKIATTLGNEADAATYRRRAEHIADAINNEFFRADEARYGPGTQASYTVPLFVGLVPDEHVNDVATRLAETVRSDGCKLKTGFLGTRPLLHTLVDHGYEEIAYEVVSQPEQPGWVYMVRQGATTMWERWDSDSRIGSGMNSFNHSPFTFVSEYLYEAIAGLRLGDDPVTDHATVAPTLVDALDWAEGQVETPNGEFTVAWERTDSDRGYELSTTVPWNTTATVRLPGAADSLVTESGTRLAGTTGDVPDGIDAVRQEEGDLVVEVGSGTYQFAVESEQPSR
- a CDS encoding four-carbon acid sugar kinase family protein, with the protein product MTDTDLLLAYYGDDITGSTDALEGLARNGVRAVLFLAPPDSDDLDEFDGIQAVGVAGRSRSMTPDEMDETLPSAFESLAALDPPLVHYKVCSTFDSAPEIGSIGHAIDLAQDVYDSPFVPVSQGSTVPHGRYVAFGNLFAVQDGTPYRIDRHPTMSDHPVTPMSESDLRRHLAEQTDRSIGTVDVRSLATVDSAVDSLDEATDNHEIVVFDGITTDHLETIGRVLWDRATSESDPLFAVGSSGLEHHALSSRWDALGEIDRSQSVLEPRSPVDRIAVMSGSASPVTARQIEVAAETGFTIIDLETARLVDPAEAADARAIAVEAAVQAIDGGQSVVLAAARGPDDAAIAETRLRFESVDSDETLGAVLGREQGEIFRRVLEETGIERACVAGGDTSGFVVPALDVTALEPIAPTAPGAPLCRAASNDPTFDGLELSLKGGQTGDDDYFELVRRGGVPAE